The sequence TCAGTATAATGCTTTGAGTAAAGATGAAAAAATTAAAGCTCTAGAGTATACAAAAAAAATAGTTTTGAATGATGAAAAAATTAAAGAAAAAATTCCCAATCACTTATCTAGAAAATTAATTTGTGAATATATTGATATTCTTTTAGAAAAAATTTTATCACAGTAATATAATATTTTTATGCGATTAGTTAAAATAATTCACTTATTCGCTACATATATTTCTTCTATCAATCTATGATAATATAGTAAATTAACCTTAATGTTTAGCCACAAAATAGCTATTGCTATTATCTACTTTGATATAATAAATACAACAGATTATTTGATGATTTTATAGTAAAACTATTCTCTTATATCGATTAGATATTTTTTATTATTATCTATTTATCTATTTCTGCAAGACTATAGTTAAAATCATCTTCATGAAGAATTTCTTGAAGTGTTTTTCTATAAACTATTTGAGCATCTTTTGTAGAAAGTCTATTTATTTCTGCATCAATTCCTAAAGTAGTTGTGTTATATCCTAGTCTTCGTAATATATTCCTAACAATTATTAGCCATTGCTTTTTCGTATACATATAAGAATCGGTTGATATATTTTATAGAACTCTAAAAAATAATATTTTCTTTTTTTTGAAAATTCACTACCGCAAACTAGGACACTCCCAAAATCCCCAATCCTACTAGCGAGTTCAGCTATGCTGCCTCTATCGCACTCCCCCCACTTCCCCAAAACCCTGCCATAATCAAACACACATCTACCAACGTACAAACAAATGTCTGCTGACTGAAATTAAGACAATAAATGTCATTAAAGAAATACGAGCAATTTATCTTTAATCCTTTTATGGATTTGAGATAAAACATCACCTGAATAAACTTAAAATTCTTTATCCCTGCTCTACTTCCAAGAAGGGTATTTTAATTGTTGCAATATCTTTCAAATGCTGCTCAATCTCATCAAATTAATCTATAATTTTTACTCAAAAAAATTTTATCAACTCTTTACTGCTCTAAAATCAAATTTATCCTTCTAGACTGATAAATAAAACACCTTTCCTACCCCATTAGAGAGATAACTTTCTGTTATAAATTTCATAAATTAACTTAAAGGAATCTGCAATCGGAGAAAATATCATAATGCCCGAAACTAAAGGATTAGGGGAAGAAGCGCTTAATAAAGCTGCCGAAGTTGGCATCACAAGTCAGTTAGATGAAGTTGAAGATTTAGACGTTGATATCGAAACCGATCCTTTAAAAGCGGTTCAAGGAGAGGTCGAATCAGTTGATATTGATGGCGACGGCTTGGTAATGAATAAAGACCTCCGCATGGAGGAATTAGATATGCATATTGAGGATGTTTCTATCAATCCCATGAAGACAGCTTTCGGAGAAATTGAACTTACCAAACCAGCTAAAGGTAGTACGCGAGTTGTTTTACTCGAAGAAGATATCAATCGCGCTTTCTATTCTGAGTACGTACAGCAGCAGTTAATGAGCCAGAAAATTAATATTAACGGACAAACAACAAGTATTGTTCCTCGAAAAGTTGATTTTCGTTTACCAGGGAAAGGCAAAGTAGAGTTAGATGCTAGTTTAATATTAAAAGAATCAGGAGAAACACATCAAATTGCATTTTCCGCAGTACCGCAAGTAAGTAGTGATGGTAAAACTGTAACTTTGGAAAATGTTGATTATGGCGATAAAAAAGAAACTTCCCCCGAATTAACACAAGCATTAGTAAATCAAACCAGCGAATTATTAAATTTAAGCAACTTTGATTTAGAAGGAATGGATTTAATAGTCAAAAGTTTAGAAGTAGAAGCTGGAAAATTAATTATGTCAGCTGAAGCTTACGTTGAAAAAATCCCTACAGAGTAATCAATTAACAGCGAACAGTGAACAGTGAACAATAACCAAATTTTGTTTTAACCTTTAACCTTTAACCTTTTATTATGAATACTCAAGGTAGAAGAACATCTCCTTATCCTAATATTCCCAAAGTTCTAGAAACAGATGATAGAGAATTTCGGGATGCTGGTGTTCCCAGTACTGTAGCTGTTCTAGGACATCCAATTCACCCAATCCTCGTACAATTCCCAATTGCTTTTTTAGTCGGTGCTTTTTTATCAGATGCTGTCTTCTGGTTTACTAATGATATCTTTTGGGCAAGAGCATCTTTTTATTTAATAGCTGCTGGTTTTGTTGCTGGAATTGTTGCTGCTATAACTGGAATGCTTGATTTTTTCCGAATCGAAAGAACCCGCATACGTACCGCTGGTTGGGCGCATATGGTGTTTAATATTTCGGCTTTATTATTAACTCTAATCAATTTGATACTGCGATGGGGTTCGCCCGCAGCACCAGTATTACCTTGGGGTTTGGCAATTTCGACTGTTGTAGCTACACTTCTCGGTGTTTCTGGTTGGTATGGTGGTGAATTAGTTTATCGTCATAAAATTTCTGTCATCGGTAACGGTAATCCAGAACAACTTTAAGTCAGTTAGCAGTTAACAGTTATCAGTTCTCAATAGTCATTAATTAAATGTGTGCTAGGTAATCTAGCGCACTTTTTTATTGATTAGATTTATTGATTATATATCAGTTACATTGCTCAATAATAATATATAAATCTAGAACCCAATGCCCAATGCCCCATGCCCAATCTCCAATTTTTAATTTATGCAAAAAATAGTCAAAGTAAAACCTAATTCTAAAAAACAAGAAATCATCGAAGAAGATGACGGTAGCCTGACTATACGATTGAAATCGCCGCCTGTTGACGGTAAAGCGAATGAAGAATTAATCAAAATATTATCTAAGAAGTTCAATGTACCCAAATCTTATATTCGTATTAAGTCGGGTGCTTCGTCGCGTCAAAAGCTGATTGAGATTGATACAGATTGATGAAAATTATGGCAGCCAAACAGTTTTCTAAGCTGTTGCTTGCGTAAGATTATTAGCAGCGAACAGCCAATGACGTTAAAATTGCAACCAAAAGCAAGCAGGAAATATAAGTTGTGCGTTTGATTTCCGCTCTACTGCTATTTGGTCAAATATGGTTGCGTTTGTTGCGGGGAAAAACTTGTTACCGCAATATCTTAGAACATATGGTGAAAGTTGGACCCGGTTCGATTTCTCCCGTGCTATTGGTAAGTTTTTTTGCTGGTATGATTTTTACAATTCAAACTGCAAGAGAATTAGTCCAGTTTGGTGCTGTGAATGCAGTTGGTGGTGCTTTTGCTCTAGCTTTTTGTCGGGAATTAGCGCCAATTTTAACGGCTAGTATAATCGCTGGACAAGTGGGTTCTGCTTTTGCTGCGGAAATTGGTGCGATGATAGTTACCGAACAAGTTGATGCGCTGTATATGTTGAGAACTAATCCTATTGATTATTTAGTTCTTCCTAGAGTTGTTGCTTGTAGCTTGCTGTTACCAATATTAACTATTTTTTCTTTAGTTACCGGAATTATTGGTGGAATATTTGCCGCAGGAGAGTTTTATCAGGTAGTTCCAGAAATATTTCTAGAATCGGTGAGAGAGTTTCTAGAAACATCAGATTTGTTTATTATCTTATTCAAAGGTTTTGTTTTCGGAGTTTTAGTTGCTTTTATCGGCTGTAGCTACGGTTTATCTACTTGTGGAGGTGCAAAGGAAGTTGGGGAATCGTCAACTAAAGCTGTTGTAAGCAGTTGGATCGGTATTTTTATTATGGATTTTTTCCTTTCTTTGCTTTTCTTTGAAACCCCTGCAATTTAAATATTTTATATCTATTGTTAATTAATGTATCGATTACCAGCCATCAAATATTAAATATTGAAACGATATACTCTTAAGGATATAGCAGTACATAAATATGCTTAATTTTGAGAAAAAACGCTTAAATGCAAGTAATGAATAGATTGCGAGACTTAAAGACGAATATTTGTCAATTTTCAATTTATATATATTTTCTTTGTTCCATTTTTTCTTTATCAGCATCTTAATTACTCAATAGCTTTTACCGATTCTAACTTTGACTATAAATAATCTATAACTTAAATTATATTTCTAATTGCATATATAGCACTTAATCATACCTATGAATTAAGTAAGCAACTGCTAATTTTTTAGGGGAATAATTCTATGCGAACGCCCACTCCAAAACAAAGACGACAAGAATTAGTCGAGCAGTACGTTTTCTCGCGCCGTACCATGATGGCGCTGATGGCTTTAGCTTGTACTCCTGGTTTAGAAACTTTAATAAATAACGAAACTAAACCCGAAAAACCTCAAGCACCAGATAATCCCACTATCCCAAGCCTACCTCAGAAGGATTCATCGGCAACTCAACAAGAACGCCAAATGCAGTTGCAAAAGACTCGCGAAGAATATCAACTTGGATTGCGACTGCCCAATTCACCCAGAGTAGAAACTCTACCCGAACGAGAAGCATTTTCTGAAGGATATAACAGCAATCGAGCCACTTTATCAGAAAAAATAGCAGCTAATCAACAAGCATTTCTGGATAATCCCAAACCATTTCAAAGTTTGGATGACTACGCTGCGTTGTTTCCGGTTTTACCGCTACCCGATATTGCTCAAGACTTCCGCAAAGATGATGTTTTTGCACAACAGCGGCTTTCTGGTCCCAATCCAATGGAACTGAGGAATGTTCTCACGCTTGATTACAACCTTCGTGACAAACTTGGGATAACTGATGAGATTTTTAAAGCCGTACTGAATGCGAAAAAAGGCAGAAAGCGTATTAATAAAACTCTTGATAGCGCTATTCAAAAAGGCGGTTTATTTGTCACCGATTATGCCATACTTGATGACCTTCAACCCCAAGAAAATAAATTTCTAGCTGCTCCAATTGCGCTTTATTCAGCAGAAAGAATTCGCGGCGATTTTCAGTTAATTCCCATTGCGATTCAGTTGGGACAGGTGCCGGGTGAAAGTTTGCTTTGTACCCCTTTAGATGGCGTAGACTGGACTTTAGCCAAGCTAATTGCCCAGATGGCTGATTTTTATGTTAATCAGCTTTACCGTCACTTGGGGCAGACTCATCTGGTAATGGAACCAATTGCATTAGCTACAGTACGTCAGCTCGCTGCTCGCCATCCGGTGAACGTACTCTTAAAACCTCATTTTGAGTTCACAATGGCAATCAATAGCCTTGCCGATGAGTTACTAATTAATCCTGGGGGAGCGGTGGATATTATCTTACCAGGTTCTTTAGAAAGCTCGCTGCAACTTGCCGAAAGAGGTGTATCTGACTATTTCAACAACTTCAGCGACTTTGCACTTCCTACCTATTTACGTCAGCGCGGTGTTGATAATCCTTATACATTAAGAGATTTTCCCTATAGAGATGATGGGTTACTCGTCTGGAATACCTTGGAAAACTACGTAAGTAGATATATTGGGATTTATTACAAATCCAACCGAGATATCCGCGAAGATTTCGAGTTACAAAATTGGTTGCAAACTTTACGAAAACCCGTTAATGAAGGTGGATTTGGTATAGTTTCTCTACCAGCTAGACTGACAAATCGCGACCAATTGATAGATATTTTGACACAAATGATTTTCACCGCTGGTCCGCAACATTCAGCCATCGCTTGGATTCAATATCAATATATGGCTTTTATTCCTAATATGCCTGGAGCGCTTTATCAGCCTATCCCCACAGCTAAAGGTCAATTCGCCGACGAAAATAGCCTTACGAGTTTCCTACCGGTCATACAACCAACTCTTGTTCAAGTTCAATTTATATCATTAGTAGGTACCAAACGCGATCCCAAGGCATTTACTGATTTTGGTACGAATAGTTTTCAAGATCCAAGAACCATTAGAGTTCTCAGAGGTTTACAAAATCGCTTAGAAATAGTAGAGAGACGGATTAAACGACGAAATCAACGTCGTAAGGAATGCTATCCAGGTTTTCTTCCTTCTCGAATGTCCAACAGTGTTAGTGGATAGGAATCGTTAAACATTAATAAAATAATAACTTGCACGATTTTTACAACAGCCTTGAAACTAATTTCAAGGCTTTGTCTTTTGTATTGCTAGATATAAAATATACCAATGAAGCTTCAATTTATCGATATCAATACCTCCAGACTTGTAAATTAAGATATCAATTCTTTTTGCTTCCTATAAATTACCTTTTTCAACAGTATTAGAAGCACGCACCACCGAAATTAATTTTTATCGTCAAGAAAGGTGGGAAAAGGGTGAGATAGGGAGAAGAATTATTAGTTACTACCCACTCCTACCTGTTTCCCATACCCCATTACCAATTATCAATTACCAATTACCCTTCTTTAATACCAATAAATCTCGGTTGCGCTTTAATTCTTTCGAGCCAAGCCCCGATAGCTTTAAATCTACTTAAATCAAATCCTCCTTCATCCGCAACATGGGTATAAGCAAATAAAGCAATATCAGCAACCGTATAGCGCTCTCCAACAAAGAAGTTTTTTCCGGTTAAATGATTTTCCATTACTTCAAGTGCTGCATAACCGCGTTGATGTTTTTCTTTTAATGCTTGTTTATATTCTTCTGCTTTACCTAAAATAGAAATCCAGTATCTAGATGTAGCTATAAATGGCTCATGACTATACTGTTCAAAGAATAACCATTGCAATACTTGTGCTTTTAAATAATGGTCGTAGGGGAGAAATTCTGTCCCCTCACTCAGATACATTAATATTGCATTTGATTCTGCTAGGTACTTACCTTCTCCAATTTCTAAAACTGGTATTTTACCGTTAAGATTTTTGTTTAAAAATTCCGAAGTCCTACTTTCTCCTTTCAATATATTGATTTCAATTCTTTCAAATGGCATACCAATTTGTTTCAATAACAAACGTATTTTATAGCCATTCCCT comes from Rivularia sp. PCC 7116 and encodes:
- a CDS encoding DUF2993 domain-containing protein, with protein sequence MPETKGLGEEALNKAAEVGITSQLDEVEDLDVDIETDPLKAVQGEVESVDIDGDGLVMNKDLRMEELDMHIEDVSINPMKTAFGEIELTKPAKGSTRVVLLEEDINRAFYSEYVQQQLMSQKININGQTTSIVPRKVDFRLPGKGKVELDASLILKESGETHQIAFSAVPQVSSDGKTVTLENVDYGDKKETSPELTQALVNQTSELLNLSNFDLEGMDLIVKSLEVEAGKLIMSAEAYVEKIPTE
- a CDS encoding DUF2231 domain-containing protein translates to MNTQGRRTSPYPNIPKVLETDDREFRDAGVPSTVAVLGHPIHPILVQFPIAFLVGAFLSDAVFWFTNDIFWARASFYLIAAGFVAGIVAAITGMLDFFRIERTRIRTAGWAHMVFNISALLLTLINLILRWGSPAAPVLPWGLAISTVVATLLGVSGWYGGELVYRHKISVIGNGNPEQL
- a CDS encoding DUF167 domain-containing protein is translated as MQKIVKVKPNSKKQEIIEEDDGSLTIRLKSPPVDGKANEELIKILSKKFNVPKSYIRIKSGASSRQKLIEIDTD
- a CDS encoding MlaE family lipid ABC transporter permease subunit, which encodes MRLISALLLFGQIWLRLLRGKTCYRNILEHMVKVGPGSISPVLLVSFFAGMIFTIQTARELVQFGAVNAVGGAFALAFCRELAPILTASIIAGQVGSAFAAEIGAMIVTEQVDALYMLRTNPIDYLVLPRVVACSLLLPILTIFSLVTGIIGGIFAAGEFYQVVPEIFLESVREFLETSDLFIILFKGFVFGVLVAFIGCSYGLSTCGGAKEVGESSTKAVVSSWIGIFIMDFFLSLLFFETPAI
- a CDS encoding lipoxygenase family protein → MRTPTPKQRRQELVEQYVFSRRTMMALMALACTPGLETLINNETKPEKPQAPDNPTIPSLPQKDSSATQQERQMQLQKTREEYQLGLRLPNSPRVETLPEREAFSEGYNSNRATLSEKIAANQQAFLDNPKPFQSLDDYAALFPVLPLPDIAQDFRKDDVFAQQRLSGPNPMELRNVLTLDYNLRDKLGITDEIFKAVLNAKKGRKRINKTLDSAIQKGGLFVTDYAILDDLQPQENKFLAAPIALYSAERIRGDFQLIPIAIQLGQVPGESLLCTPLDGVDWTLAKLIAQMADFYVNQLYRHLGQTHLVMEPIALATVRQLAARHPVNVLLKPHFEFTMAINSLADELLINPGGAVDIILPGSLESSLQLAERGVSDYFNNFSDFALPTYLRQRGVDNPYTLRDFPYRDDGLLVWNTLENYVSRYIGIYYKSNRDIREDFELQNWLQTLRKPVNEGGFGIVSLPARLTNRDQLIDILTQMIFTAGPQHSAIAWIQYQYMAFIPNMPGALYQPIPTAKGQFADENSLTSFLPVIQPTLVQVQFISLVGTKRDPKAFTDFGTNSFQDPRTIRVLRGLQNRLEIVERRIKRRNQRRKECYPGFLPSRMSNSVSG
- a CDS encoding glutathione S-transferase family protein; protein product: METLRLYDFLPSGNGYKIRLLLKQIGMPFERIEINILKGESRTSEFLNKNLNGKIPVLEIGEGKYLAESNAILMYLSEGTEFLPYDHYLKAQVLQWLFFEQYSHEPFIATSRYWISILGKAEEYKQALKEKHQRGYAALEVMENHLTGKNFFVGERYTVADIALFAYTHVADEGGFDLSRFKAIGAWLERIKAQPRFIGIKEG